In a single window of the Halobaculum lipolyticum genome:
- a CDS encoding carboxylate--amine ligase: protein MADSFHDTDGLVAALADAEFDRPPALVANAHITGVSVARALSAHDVPVIALDRVDSGLAPPSDAVDYAGRVTYPLDDLDGFSADIERIADALDHEPVAFACMDEWVRGFAETEPVGVQLPFSDLAGVERVLDKANLYALCEELGVPYPETYEVGERGAEEVCEALGFPFVVKPAHKRKFEEAFGTNVIEVGDRAQFDEVVAEAREYGATVLAQEKVNVEVGADTSLASYVPPEGADRDPLAVVGNAAVRYPEFGSSCLVERVEEPAVREQALTVLEETGYHGISESEFVYDADRAEYVLLDVNTRPWKWISMPVAAGANLPMAVYADAVDGVEYAAAAHEGGPRDARWVYLPDYVERCLTDAAFWDVLSDDDWASLFSGDFEASDGGLTTGMYRPSDPGPAVTYLTGEFTDREYYCSC, encoded by the coding sequence ATGGCCGACAGCTTCCACGACACCGACGGGCTGGTCGCGGCGCTCGCCGACGCCGAGTTCGACCGGCCGCCCGCGCTCGTCGCCAACGCCCACATCACCGGGGTGAGCGTCGCCCGCGCCCTCTCGGCGCACGACGTGCCCGTTATCGCACTCGACCGCGTCGACTCCGGCCTCGCACCACCCTCGGACGCCGTCGACTACGCCGGGCGGGTCACCTACCCGCTCGACGACCTCGACGGTTTCAGCGCCGACATCGAACGGATCGCCGACGCGCTCGACCACGAGCCGGTCGCGTTCGCCTGCATGGACGAGTGGGTGCGCGGCTTCGCCGAGACCGAGCCAGTGGGCGTCCAGCTCCCGTTCTCGGATCTCGCTGGCGTCGAGCGCGTGCTCGACAAGGCGAACCTCTACGCGCTGTGTGAGGAGTTGGGCGTGCCGTACCCCGAGACGTACGAGGTCGGCGAGAGGGGCGCCGAGGAGGTGTGCGAGGCGCTCGGGTTCCCGTTCGTCGTCAAGCCGGCACACAAGCGGAAGTTCGAGGAGGCGTTCGGCACGAACGTCATCGAAGTCGGGGACAGAGCACAGTTCGACGAGGTCGTCGCGGAGGCGCGCGAGTACGGGGCGACCGTGCTCGCACAGGAGAAGGTGAACGTCGAGGTGGGCGCCGACACGTCGCTGGCGAGTTACGTGCCCCCCGAGGGTGCCGACCGGGACCCGCTCGCGGTCGTCGGCAACGCCGCGGTCCGCTACCCCGAGTTCGGGAGTTCCTGTCTCGTCGAACGCGTCGAGGAGCCGGCAGTCCGCGAGCAAGCGCTCACCGTGCTGGAGGAGACGGGCTACCACGGGATCAGCGAGTCGGAGTTCGTGTACGACGCCGACCGCGCAGAGTACGTCCTGCTCGACGTGAACACGCGCCCGTGGAAGTGGATCTCCATGCCCGTCGCCGCCGGCGCGAACCTCCCGATGGCCGTCTACGCCGACGCCGTCGACGGCGTCGAGTACGCGGCGGCGGCCCACGAGGGCGGCCCGCGCGACGCGCGCTGGGTGTACCTCCCCGACTACGTCGAGCGGTGTCTCACGGACGCGGCGTTCTGGGACGTGCTCTCGGACGACGACTGGGCGAGCCTGTTCTCCGGCGACTTCGAGGCGAGCGACGGGGGGCTGACGACGGGAATGTACCGCCCGAGCGACCCCGGTCCCGCGGTGACGTACC
- a CDS encoding DUF5813 family protein, translating to MSDTDDAGADDPVPGRLNSAVRDHDAVADDPEDGRLVVTSTPFDGRIAAAETDDGRIAFEVTVAVPTIAAVAEDEVADVVVDGWLDTFERRIDAIGDVTAAGHDLAPAVERDGDRVVVTASLRDLNERRGLNDAVAVVDFVEGTYVQGVIPGYEYGEPVSGLIGRARAAGGSDGY from the coding sequence ATGAGCGACACCGACGACGCCGGCGCCGACGACCCCGTCCCCGGCCGACTCAACAGCGCCGTCCGCGACCACGACGCCGTCGCCGACGACCCCGAGGACGGGCGACTGGTCGTCACGTCCACGCCGTTCGACGGGCGCATCGCCGCCGCCGAGACCGACGACGGCCGCATCGCCTTCGAGGTGACCGTCGCGGTGCCCACCATCGCGGCCGTCGCCGAGGACGAGGTGGCCGACGTGGTCGTCGACGGCTGGCTCGACACGTTCGAGCGCCGGATCGACGCCATCGGCGACGTGACCGCCGCGGGCCACGATCTGGCGCCGGCCGTCGAGCGCGACGGCGACCGCGTCGTCGTCACGGCGTCGCTGCGCGACCTGAACGAGCGTCGCGGCCTGAACGACGCCGTCGCCGTCGTCGACTTCGTCGAGGGGACGTACGTGCAGGGCGTGATCCCCGGCTACGAGTACGGCGAGCCGGTGTCGGGACTGATCGGCCGCGCGCGGGCGGCCGGCGGGAGCGACGGCTACTGA
- a CDS encoding SipW-dependent-type signal peptide-containing protein encodes MTDNRHTSDTGPSDGRGARVGRRNVLLGLGTIGLASAGAGLGTTAYFSDTESFSGNTLQAGSLDLTVEYEATYNGGPADNLAPAPAGEVDGEAGLFYTLADVKPGDAGSMTFCFELLTNPAYLWVCADATADDEAGQTEPEVAAEGVDTDGRGELDDAIVASAFYCDAAGEPVDGGTIASGVSLATLLALLSDGAPLNAAGVDAPAGEQSPYEASPEAGATSGPCLCIEWELPTAVGNEVQSDALAFGVAFHALQARHTDGTDNPCAEPTRRELSTGVADWQVTASPDDATGDALVVSPHPAWYDPASDSDADVPADASAEWVNPYGGGGRVSHPTGDYAYELPFVAPLTTSTSAPCTVAGAFASDNGGRLFLDGVEVAAATTAGTDDYRDPGAFAATVTTPGVHTLRATVNNKEGSGENPSAVFVAAFFECP; translated from the coding sequence ATGACAGACAACCGACACACTTCCGACACCGGCCCGTCAGACGGTCGCGGCGCCCGCGTCGGGCGCCGCAACGTCCTCCTCGGGCTCGGCACGATCGGCCTCGCCTCCGCGGGCGCCGGTCTCGGCACGACCGCGTACTTCTCGGACACGGAGTCGTTCTCCGGCAACACCCTGCAGGCGGGTTCGCTCGACCTGACCGTCGAGTACGAGGCGACGTACAACGGCGGTCCCGCCGACAACCTCGCCCCCGCGCCCGCGGGCGAGGTCGACGGCGAGGCCGGCCTGTTCTACACGCTCGCGGACGTCAAGCCCGGCGACGCCGGGTCGATGACGTTCTGCTTCGAACTCCTGACCAACCCCGCGTACCTGTGGGTGTGTGCCGACGCGACCGCCGACGACGAGGCGGGCCAGACCGAACCAGAGGTGGCTGCGGAGGGTGTCGACACCGACGGGCGCGGCGAGCTGGACGACGCCATCGTCGCGAGCGCGTTCTACTGCGACGCCGCGGGCGAGCCGGTCGACGGGGGGACCATCGCCTCGGGCGTGTCGTTGGCGACGCTGCTGGCGCTGTTGTCCGACGGCGCGCCGCTGAACGCCGCCGGCGTCGACGCGCCCGCGGGCGAACAGTCGCCGTACGAGGCCAGCCCGGAGGCCGGCGCGACGTCCGGCCCGTGTCTGTGTATCGAGTGGGAACTCCCGACCGCGGTCGGCAACGAGGTCCAGAGCGACGCGCTGGCGTTCGGCGTCGCCTTCCACGCGCTGCAGGCGCGCCACACCGACGGCACGGACAACCCCTGCGCCGAGCCGACCCGACGGGAGCTCTCCACCGGCGTCGCCGACTGGCAGGTGACCGCCAGCCCCGACGACGCGACCGGCGACGCGCTCGTGGTGTCACCCCACCCGGCGTGGTACGACCCCGCGAGCGACTCGGACGCCGACGTCCCCGCCGACGCGAGCGCCGAGTGGGTGAACCCGTACGGCGGGGGCGGCAGGGTGTCGCACCCGACCGGCGACTACGCGTACGAACTGCCGTTCGTCGCGCCGCTCACCACGTCGACGTCCGCGCCCTGCACCGTCGCGGGCGCGTTCGCCTCCGACAACGGCGGCCGACTGTTCCTCGACGGCGTCGAGGTGGCGGCCGCGACGACGGCGGGCACCGACGACTACCGAGACCCCGGCGCCTTCGCCGCGACGGTGACGACGCCGGGCGTCCACACGCTCCGGGCGACGGTCAACAACAAGGAGGGCAGCGGCGAGAACCCGAGCGCGGTGTTCGTCGCCGCGTTCTTCGAGTGCCCGTAG
- a CDS encoding Lrp/AsnC family transcriptional regulator → MVVAYVMVKAASGDADRIRDGILGLEGVREAHIVAGDMDFVVKVEVDAPTDVKRVAADGIQGITGVEDTRTYIAMG, encoded by the coding sequence ATGGTCGTCGCGTACGTGATGGTGAAGGCCGCCTCCGGCGACGCCGACCGCATCCGCGACGGCATCCTCGGGCTGGAGGGGGTCCGGGAGGCCCACATCGTCGCCGGCGACATGGACTTCGTGGTGAAAGTTGAGGTCGACGCGCCGACCGACGTGAAGCGCGTCGCCGCCGACGGCATCCAAGGGATCACCGGCGTGGAGGACACCCGGACGTACATCGCGATGGGGTGA
- a CDS encoding potassium channel family protein produces the protein MRFIVIGAGRVGVRTARVLREEGHDVTVVERDADRASRARRSGFSVVEGDGSHEDVLARAAVERADAVGALTGDLNVNFAACMIAKHHGCRTVMRIDEDYREEIYQKYADEVDEIVYPERLGAIGAKNALLGGNIRAIADIAEHLQVLLFTITEESPMRGYTLSEVQLPAQARLLAFGKRGAPMGIPFPDDSLEAGDRVAVLADFAVLDDVRQLLVGDDPAGTLASAAGAGGGN, from the coding sequence ATGCGTTTCATCGTCATCGGCGCGGGACGTGTCGGGGTGCGGACGGCGCGGGTGCTCCGCGAGGAGGGTCACGACGTCACCGTCGTGGAGCGCGACGCCGACCGGGCGAGCCGTGCCCGACGGAGCGGCTTCAGCGTCGTCGAGGGCGACGGCTCCCACGAGGACGTGCTCGCGCGGGCGGCCGTCGAGCGGGCGGACGCCGTCGGGGCGCTCACCGGCGATCTGAACGTCAACTTCGCGGCGTGCATGATCGCCAAGCACCACGGCTGTCGCACCGTGATGCGCATCGACGAGGACTACCGCGAGGAGATCTACCAGAAGTACGCCGACGAGGTCGACGAGATCGTCTACCCCGAGCGGCTGGGCGCCATCGGCGCGAAGAACGCGCTGTTGGGCGGCAACATCCGCGCGATCGCCGACATCGCCGAGCACCTCCAGGTGCTGCTGTTCACGATCACCGAGGAGTCGCCGATGCGGGGGTACACGCTCAGCGAGGTCCAACTCCCGGCGCAGGCGCGCCTGTTGGCGTTCGGCAAGCGCGGGGCGCCGATGGGGATCCCGTTCCCCGACGACTCGCTGGAGGCGGGCGACCGTGTCGCGGTGCTGGCGGACTTCGCGGTGCTCGACGACGTGCGACAGCTGCTCGTCGGCGACGACCCCGCGGGGACGCTCGCCTCCGCGGCGGGCGCCGGGGGTGGGAACTGA
- a CDS encoding Lrp/AsnC family transcriptional regulator gives MVHAFVMVKVSGDADTSGVADTVSRIETVTEAHVVAGDFDVVAEVDAPDMYTVLDTVAGAVRGVDGVTDTRTYVSMTA, from the coding sequence ATGGTTCACGCGTTCGTGATGGTGAAGGTGAGCGGGGACGCGGACACGTCGGGCGTCGCGGACACCGTGTCGCGGATCGAGACGGTGACGGAGGCGCACGTCGTCGCGGGCGACTTCGACGTCGTCGCGGAGGTGGACGCCCCCGACATGTACACCGTCCTCGACACCGTCGCGGGCGCGGTCCGCGGCGTCGACGGCGTCACAGACACCCGGACGTACGTGTCGATGACGGCCTGA
- a CDS encoding thiamine pyrophosphate-dependent enzyme, with translation MTRIVGERDLADTRFDADDARAALRDVVRTRRFDERAIALQRRGWMSGYPPYEGQEAAQVGAAHAMREDDHLFPTYRSNALQIARGVPMSDILLFRRGFAEYRSDHDVPVFPQAVPIASQIPHAAGAGMAANYTDADWASLVCFGDGATSEGDFHEGLNFAGVFDAPTVFFCENNGWAISLPRERQTASESIAVKADAYGIDGVQVDGNDPLAVRAVVEDALASARDGDPVLVEALTYRRGAHTTADDPDQYRDGDPDLPEWRLRDPFDRFAEWCETQGVVDGDFIDDAIETANEELAEAVETAESVPRPEPEEQFDSLYAELPADVRRQREAARAAADDHPETYELER, from the coding sequence GTGACGCGGATCGTCGGGGAGCGCGACCTCGCCGACACCCGCTTCGACGCCGACGACGCCCGCGCGGCGCTGCGGGACGTCGTCCGCACCCGCCGGTTCGACGAGCGCGCGATCGCCCTCCAGCGGCGGGGGTGGATGAGCGGCTACCCGCCGTACGAGGGGCAGGAGGCCGCCCAAGTCGGCGCCGCCCACGCGATGCGCGAGGACGACCACCTGTTCCCCACCTACCGCTCGAACGCCCTCCAGATCGCCCGCGGCGTCCCGATGAGCGACATCCTCCTGTTCCGCCGCGGCTTCGCCGAGTACCGCTCCGACCACGACGTGCCCGTGTTCCCGCAGGCGGTCCCCATCGCCAGCCAGATCCCCCACGCTGCGGGCGCCGGGATGGCCGCGAACTACACCGACGCCGACTGGGCGAGCCTCGTCTGCTTCGGGGACGGCGCGACCTCCGAGGGCGACTTCCACGAGGGACTGAACTTCGCCGGCGTGTTCGACGCCCCCACGGTGTTCTTCTGTGAGAACAACGGCTGGGCCATCTCGCTCCCGCGCGAGCGCCAGACCGCCAGCGAGTCCATCGCCGTCAAGGCCGACGCCTACGGCATCGACGGCGTGCAGGTCGACGGCAACGACCCGCTGGCCGTCCGCGCGGTCGTCGAGGACGCGCTCGCGAGCGCCCGCGACGGCGACCCGGTGCTCGTGGAGGCGCTCACCTACCGCCGCGGCGCCCACACCACCGCCGACGACCCCGACCAGTACCGCGACGGCGACCCGGACCTCCCCGAGTGGCGGCTGCGCGACCCGTTCGACCGCTTCGCCGAGTGGTGCGAGACGCAGGGAGTCGTCGACGGCGACTTCATCGACGACGCGATCGAGACCGCGAACGAGGAACTGGCCGAGGCCGTCGAGACGGCGGAGTCGGTGCCCCGGCCCGAGCCGGAAGAGCAGTTCGACTCGCTGTACGCGGAGCTGCCGGCTGACGTGCGGCGCCAGCGCGAGGCGGCGCGGGCGGCCGCCGACGACCACCCCGAGACGTACGAGTTGGAGCGGTAG
- a CDS encoding DUF7537 family lipoprotein, with amino-acid sequence MFRPLVVVAVAVALVTAGCGATGGGDGGARTVNPALAETPTATATATPEPTYPPGVRPDGVDARVLAGNHDRMLDRVNSTVRVDRRVVDANGTTVSATDVRIESSGPRLHYRVDERGGLPDQFVSPFPVFEFWTNGTVTVTRSVDAGGNATVRRIEGQPPTIAAADDTGEESVFGAVRGTNARLVGTETVDGETVYVVRAAHDDLDRRGGPPVRDVRLNATVTEAGVVLAYDLSFTATYERPDGGTLVATTTERFRTELGGEAASPPPWVDGSNATTAGDD; translated from the coding sequence GTGTTCCGTCCCCTCGTCGTCGTCGCCGTCGCCGTCGCGCTCGTCACCGCCGGCTGCGGCGCGACCGGCGGAGGCGACGGCGGCGCCCGGACGGTGAACCCGGCCCTGGCGGAGACGCCGACGGCGACCGCGACCGCGACGCCCGAGCCGACGTACCCGCCGGGCGTCCGCCCCGACGGCGTCGACGCGCGCGTCCTCGCGGGCAACCACGACCGGATGCTCGACCGGGTGAACTCGACGGTCCGCGTCGACCGCAGGGTGGTCGACGCGAACGGGACGACCGTCTCGGCGACGGACGTCCGGATCGAGTCGTCGGGACCCCGGCTCCACTACCGCGTCGACGAGCGCGGCGGCCTGCCCGACCAGTTCGTCTCGCCGTTCCCCGTCTTCGAGTTCTGGACGAACGGGACGGTGACGGTGACGCGGTCGGTCGACGCCGGCGGGAACGCCACGGTCCGTCGCATCGAGGGTCAGCCGCCGACCATCGCCGCCGCCGACGACACCGGCGAGGAGTCGGTGTTCGGCGCGGTCCGCGGGACGAACGCGCGACTCGTCGGCACCGAGACGGTCGACGGGGAGACGGTGTACGTCGTCCGTGCGGCCCACGACGACCTCGACCGGCGCGGCGGCCCGCCGGTGCGCGACGTCCGGCTGAACGCGACCGTCACCGAGGCGGGCGTGGTGCTCGCGTACGATCTGTCGTTCACGGCGACGTACGAGCGGCCCGACGGCGGCACGCTCGTGGCGACGACGACCGAGCGGTTCCGCACCGAACTGGGCGGGGAGGCGGCGTCGCCGCCGCCGTGGGTCGACGGCTCGAACGCGACGACGGCCGGCGACGACTGA
- a CDS encoding DUF7537 family lipoprotein, translating to MTRRTGPSDADRRRAVAVALAALLALAGCAGVGAPGDAGARTVNPSLAETPTATPTAPTPAGGFPPGVSRDGVEVERLIDGHRSALTDGADAWSVSLTRTVTGPAGTVERSAARVTVEGNRSLYTFERVRGENRLASAHWSNASASASRRVSWRGDVTLEGRPGDPGAPVGLDPTGGAWLYASSVDTRPEYVGTRETPNGTVTLIEAAEGRIERSGLPDRRRVRLSATVDERGVVRSLTLRYAVFLGTDPGTVAVRLRVRDVGTTTVPRPPWVADALANATAEGDAAGD from the coding sequence GTGACACGGCGGACCGGTCCCTCCGACGCCGACCGCCGCCGAGCGGTCGCCGTCGCGCTCGCGGCCCTGCTCGCGCTCGCGGGCTGTGCCGGCGTCGGCGCGCCCGGCGACGCCGGCGCGCGGACGGTGAACCCGTCGCTGGCGGAGACGCCCACGGCGACGCCGACGGCGCCGACGCCCGCGGGGGGGTTCCCGCCCGGCGTCTCGCGCGATGGCGTCGAGGTGGAACGGCTGATAGACGGGCACCGCTCGGCGCTGACGGACGGCGCCGACGCGTGGTCGGTGTCGCTGACGCGGACGGTGACGGGACCGGCGGGCACCGTCGAGCGGTCCGCCGCTCGGGTGACGGTCGAGGGGAACCGATCGCTGTACACGTTCGAGCGGGTGCGCGGCGAGAACCGGCTCGCGTCGGCCCACTGGAGCAACGCGTCGGCGTCGGCGAGCCGGCGGGTGAGCTGGCGCGGCGACGTGACGCTGGAGGGGCGCCCGGGCGACCCCGGCGCGCCGGTCGGACTCGACCCCACGGGCGGCGCGTGGCTGTACGCCTCGTCGGTCGACACGCGCCCCGAGTACGTCGGCACCCGGGAGACGCCGAACGGCACCGTGACGCTGATCGAGGCCGCCGAGGGACGGATCGAGCGGTCGGGGCTGCCCGACCGCCGGCGAGTGCGGCTCTCGGCGACGGTCGACGAGCGCGGGGTCGTCCGCTCGCTGACGCTCCGGTACGCCGTGTTCCTCGGGACCGACCCCGGCACCGTCGCGGTCCGCCTCCGCGTGCGCGACGTCGGGACGACGACCGTCCCGCGCCCGCCGTGGGTCGCCGACGCGCTCGCGAACGCGACCGCCGAGGGCGACGCCGCTGGTGACTGA
- the tmk gene encoding dTMP kinase: MLLTLEGLDGSGKTTAWEALRHARPDATFTHEPTDTWYGEAVRRSLGDDDADPLADLFLFTADHADHLSRVVRPALADGEVVISDRYTDSRYAYQAASLADTEIRRPLEYVRGIHGAFTREPDATIYLDVDPETAAARAGATDKFERAAFLAEVQSNYERLIDAEPERFVRVDAGRSPEAVIDAVEDVADRLIDAFHGDGDVADVDADSDAARDD; this comes from the coding sequence ATGCTCCTCACGCTCGAAGGGCTCGACGGGAGCGGGAAGACGACCGCGTGGGAGGCGCTGCGACACGCCCGCCCCGACGCGACGTTCACCCACGAGCCGACCGACACGTGGTACGGCGAGGCCGTCCGCCGGTCGCTCGGCGACGACGACGCCGACCCGCTGGCGGACCTGTTCCTGTTCACCGCCGACCACGCCGACCACCTCTCGCGGGTGGTCCGCCCGGCCCTCGCCGACGGCGAGGTCGTGATCTCCGACCGCTACACCGACTCGCGGTACGCCTACCAGGCGGCGAGCCTCGCCGACACGGAGATCAGACGGCCGCTGGAGTACGTCCGCGGCATCCACGGCGCGTTCACCCGGGAGCCGGACGCGACCATCTACCTCGACGTCGACCCCGAGACGGCCGCCGCCCGCGCGGGCGCGACGGACAAGTTCGAGCGCGCCGCCTTCCTCGCGGAGGTGCAGTCGAACTACGAGCGCCTCATCGACGCCGAGCCGGAGCGGTTCGTCCGCGTCGACGCCGGCCGCTCCCCGGAGGCGGTGATCGACGCCGTCGAGGACGTCGCCGACCGGCTGATCGACGCGTTCCACGGCGACGGCGACGTCGCCGACGTCGACGCCGACTCCGACGCGGCCCGCGACGACTGA